Proteins found in one Oncorhynchus gorbuscha isolate QuinsamMale2020 ecotype Even-year linkage group LG15, OgorEven_v1.0, whole genome shotgun sequence genomic segment:
- the LOC123998144 gene encoding mucin-5AC isoform X2: protein MEDVCVEEIKHTEEPLYRMETEERDERRDGESDVTQHRNGSPIVPETPLISDTAKAERDGGIMGEKERKDREDERVIPLFLPPSRCHGGKERPGEDRGERAEAGKGVWGRREEEEGEVLDLSFPKKREIKERSLWHESSLLMEVDEVEGDGDRDIVEEDDGDDEEDSILRMDGADILGGPLLSPLFFSTSVFTSLSSIDSEREGLLLIDDQGIPYTLTPEGHKVPQMDSSRPDNPPSSQPKVQSSSLEVEDDRSSHITTAGVTFLSQSFVKTPHTHKENTCPTPVTSMKPSQKSEILNNTEHSKNPELSQNAEPPKVLDSSVISVSEASATVSQPSGSAVHLQPPQPIQILTNPSSNTPILLFPSSPQHSSIPLTKTDTNPGLLTFSLPLSLTQNTPSASTSMVLLLSSSTTSSSGQSFSTSTPIALIDRSTGQLSQITASSSSPLSLSLSSGQLATSGSSLSANPSHPVIISTPNNSPTIQSRESPIVNPPAPLTSPSVVSSPPSKQPSAGGSSKAVLLSSPPHKHTEPNCCDPNIDHQSLSTEETQMESVPNGSSTKAPPLTHLQSPSLSFDFCLEASDQSKAPESKHTSLPWDDHLYFSSATAPPSPPLAPIFPSSGPRNLNPLDPLDPLSPASSPSSGPRRVLYCPLCPRIFYYLSDLERHSITHSQNKPHVCLQCGKAFKRSSHLQVFVLLKGEFVSQYLLES, encoded by the coding sequence atggaggatgtgtgtgttgaaGAGATAAAACACACGGAGGAGCCTCTCTATAggatggagacagaagagagggatgagaggagagatggagagagtgatgttACACAACACAGGAACGGTAGTCCCATTGTCCCTGAAACGCCTCTCATCTCCGACACAGCCaaggcagagagggatggagggataatgggagagaaagaaaggaaagatagagaggatgagagagtgaTCCCTCTTTTCCTACCCCCTAGTCGATGTCATGGTGGAaaagagagacctggagaggatagaggagagagagcagaggcagggAAAGGAGtttgggggagaagagaggaagaggagggagaagtatTGGATCTGAGCTTCCCTAAAAAGAGAGAGATTAAGGAGAGGAGCCTTTGGCATGAGAGCTCACTGCTTATGGAGGTAGATGAGGTAGAGGGGGATGGAGATAGGGACATAGTAGAGGAAGATGATGGCGATGATGAAGAGGATTCTATATTGAGAATGGATGGAGCTGACATTTTGGGGGGACCTCTCTTGTCTCCCTTGTTCTTCTCTACCtccgtcttcacctctctctcttccatagaCTCTGAACGTGAAGGTCTTCTCCTGATAGATGACCAGGGTATTCCATACACACTCACTCCTGAGGGGCACAAAGTGCCCCAAATGGACTCTTCCAGGCCAGACAACCCCCCCTCAAGCCAGCCAAAAGTGCAGTCCAGCTCATTGGAGGTAGAGGATGACAGGTCGTCTCATATAACCACAGCAGGGGTCACTTTCCTCAGCCAAAGTTTTGTAaaaactccacacacacacaaggaaaaCACATGTCCCACTCCTGTTACGTCTATGAAACCCTCACAGAAGTCAGAAATTCTAAACAATACAGAACACTCAAAGAACCCAGAACTCTCACAGAATGCGGAACCCCCTAAGGTTCTAGATTCAAGTGTGATATCTGTTAGTGAGGCTAGTGCTACTGTTTCCCAACCCTCTGGTTCTGCTGTACACCTCCAACCCCCTCAGCCCATCCAGATCCTGACTAACCCCTCCTCCAacacccccatcctcctcttcccctcctccccccagcaCTCCTCCATTCCCCTAACCAAGACTGATACCAACCCAGGCCTCCtgaccttctctctccccctctccctcacccagAACACTCCCAGTGCCTCCACCTCTAtggtccttctcctctcctcctccaccacctcttccTCCGGTCAGTCTttctctacctccacccccaTTGCTCTTATTGACCGATCCACCGGTCAGCTCTCCCAAATCACTGCCTCTTCttcatcccctctttctctctctctctcttctggtcagCTTGCCACATCAGGGTCATCCCTCTCTGCCAATCCCTCCCACCCAGTTATTATATCGACACCCAACAACTCCCCTACCATCCAATCAAGAGAGAGTCCCATCGTTAACCCTCCCGCCCCCCTGACCTCCCCCTCCGtggtctcctcccctccctccaagcAGCCCAGTGCTGGTGGCAGTTCTAAAGCAGTTCTACTCAGCTCACCTCCTCACAAACACACTGAACCAAACTGTTGTGACCCCAACATTGATCATCAGTCACTATCTACTGAAGAAACCCAAATGGAGTCTGTCCCAAATGGGTCATCTACAAAAGCCCCTCCCCTTACACACCTGCAATCACCTTCTCTGTCCTTTGACTTCTGTTTGGAGGCATCCGACCAATCAAAAGCCCCAGAGTCAAAGCACACCTCCCTCCCATGGGACGACCATCTCTACTTCTCCTCTGCCAccgctcctccctcccctccccttgccCCCATCTTCCCTTCCAGTGGACCCAGGAACCTGAACCCCCTGGACCCTCTGGACCCCCTGtccccagcctcctctccctcctctgggcCACGAAGGGTCCTCTACTGCCCTCTCTGCCCCAGGATCTTCTACTACCTGTCTGACCTGGAGCGTCACTCCATCACCCACTCTCAGAACAAACCCCATGTCTGCCTGCAGTGTGGCAAGGCCTTCAAACGCTCCAGCCATTTGCAG